One window of Elaeis guineensis isolate ETL-2024a chromosome 11, EG11, whole genome shotgun sequence genomic DNA carries:
- the LOC105054145 gene encoding peroxisomal membrane protein 11-5, with the protein MSTLDATRAELALLVLYLNKAEARDKICRAIQYGSKFVSNGQPGTAQNVDKSTSLARKVFRLLKFVNDLHTLISPPPRGSPLPLILLGKSKNALLSTFLFLDQIVWAGRTGIYKNKERAELISKISLFCWMGSSACTTLIELAELARISASMKKLEKELKEADKYKDEQYRNKLKQSNDRLLSLVKASMDIVVAIGLLQLAPKKVTPRVTGAFGFITSLISCYQLLPAPAKSKTA; encoded by the exons ATGAGTACATTAGATGCAACAAGAGCGGAGCTTGCTCTCTTGGTTTTGTATTTGAACAAAGCTGAAGCCAGAGATAAGATTTGTAGGGCTATTCAGTATGGATCAAAATTTGTGAGCAATGGACAGCCTGGCACTGCGCAAAATGTTGACAAATCAACTAGCTTGGCAAGAAAAGTTTTTCGACTTTTAAAG TTTGTTAATGATCTGCATACTCTTATAAGCCCCCCTCCCCGGGGATCCCCTCTTCCACTTATTTTACTTGGAAAG TCCAAAAATGCATTGCTATCAACTTTCTTATTTCTAGATCAAATTGTATGGGCTGGCAGAACAGGGATTTACAAG AACAAAGAACGCGCTGAGCTAATTAGCAAGATATCCCTTTTCTGTTGGATGGGTTCCTCAGCTTGCACTACTTTAATTGAG CTAGCAGAGCTTGCAAGGATATCAGCATCAATGAAGAAGTTAGAGAAGGAGCTGAAGGAAGCTGATAAATATAAA GATGAGCAGTATCGCAACAAGCTCAAACAGTCAAATGACAGGTTGCTGTCTCTGGTGAAGGCTTCCATGGATATTGTGGTTGCTATTGGACTGCTTCAACTGGCGCCAAAGAAAGTCACTCCTCGAGTAACAGGAGCTTTTGGATTTATAACCTCTCTCATTTCCTGTTATCAG